A genomic region of Herbaspirillum sp. DW155 contains the following coding sequences:
- a CDS encoding efflux RND transporter periplasmic adaptor subunit, with protein MNTPAPLRKRFALTATVLAVIALSVGGAISVVGLSANATTAPTAAAAGAPVDVAEVVQRQIIDWQSYSGRIEAVDRVEVRPLVGGTLTAVHFKDGALVKKGDVLFTIDPRPYEAEVARAEAQLAGAEARAGYTASDLTRGQRLLGDNAIAKRDFEEKQNASREASANVAAARAALRAARLNLEYTRITAPVSGRISRAEVTVGNVVNPGAANAPLTTLVSVAKVYASFDVDEQSFLKYVNPARAAGASVPVELGLANEDGYSRKGRVGSVDNRLDTASGTIRVRAIFDNADGQLVPGLYARVRLGGGEPHPAVLIDEKAIGTDQDKRFVMVADKDNKANYRQVVVGAGHDGLVVIEKGLQPGERIVVNGLQRIRPGDAITPTVVPMQVQTATAAPAPAAGKA; from the coding sequence ATGAATACTCCCGCTCCCCTGCGCAAACGCTTCGCTCTCACTGCCACGGTCCTGGCCGTCATCGCCCTCTCGGTCGGTGGCGCCATCTCGGTGGTAGGCCTCTCGGCCAATGCCACCACCGCTCCGACTGCCGCCGCAGCCGGCGCCCCGGTGGATGTGGCCGAAGTGGTCCAGCGCCAGATCATCGACTGGCAATCCTATTCCGGCCGCATCGAAGCGGTCGATCGCGTCGAGGTCCGCCCGCTGGTCGGCGGCACCCTGACCGCCGTGCACTTCAAGGATGGCGCGCTGGTCAAGAAGGGCGACGTGCTCTTCACCATCGACCCGCGCCCCTACGAGGCCGAAGTCGCCCGCGCCGAAGCGCAACTGGCCGGCGCCGAAGCACGGGCCGGCTATACTGCCTCTGACCTGACGCGCGGCCAGCGCCTGCTGGGTGACAACGCCATCGCCAAGCGCGATTTCGAAGAAAAGCAGAACGCCTCGCGCGAAGCCTCGGCCAATGTCGCCGCCGCCCGCGCCGCCCTGCGCGCGGCCCGCCTGAATCTGGAATACACCCGCATCACCGCGCCGGTCTCGGGACGTATTTCACGCGCCGAAGTCACGGTCGGCAACGTCGTGAACCCCGGCGCAGCCAATGCGCCGCTGACCACGTTGGTATCGGTGGCCAAGGTCTACGCCTCCTTCGACGTGGATGAACAAAGCTTCCTGAAGTACGTGAACCCGGCGCGCGCCGCCGGCGCCTCCGTGCCGGTGGAACTGGGCCTGGCCAATGAAGACGGCTACTCCCGCAAGGGCCGCGTCGGCTCGGTCGACAACCGCCTCGACACCGCCTCCGGCACCATCCGCGTGCGCGCCATCTTCGACAATGCCGATGGCCAGCTGGTCCCGGGCCTGTATGCCCGCGTGCGCCTGGGCGGTGGCGAGCCGCACCCGGCCGTGCTGATCGATGAAAAGGCCATCGGCACCGACCAGGACAAGCGCTTCGTCATGGTGGCCGACAAGGACAACAAGGCCAATTACCGCCAGGTGGTGGTGGGCGCCGGACATGACGGCCTGGTGGTGATCGAAAAGGGTCTGCAGCCGGGTGAACGCATCGTGGTCAATGGCCTGCAGCGCATCCGTCCGGGTGACGCCATCACCCCGACCGTGGTGCCGATGCAGGTGCAGACCGCGACGGCGGCACCGGCGCCTGCCGCTGGCAAGGCCTGA
- a CDS encoding alpha/beta hydrolase, producing the protein MQGSPTLDIRNFFVPGPLGRIPVRLYQPAEALPKGEKRPLVLYFHGGGFTGGSLDDADAPASFLAQHNQAVVLSVGYALAPAKPFPAAPEDAFAAATWACKNAADLKVDLDRMVVAGDDAGGSLAASLTLMTRDRCGKPLAAQVLISPMLDPSMRLLGDAARLQSDVTAETCAASYRQYLPQTMQRLHPYAAPLEVSRLAGLPPAFIATAERDVLCPEAEKYASSLIRAGVPTQVSRFVGITHGALRTHLPLLTEIVNFLRCRFATLRRDAALPEFLPHPLHPSTSL; encoded by the coding sequence ATGCAAGGCTCACCTACGCTGGACATCCGCAATTTCTTCGTTCCCGGCCCGCTGGGACGCATCCCGGTGCGCCTGTACCAGCCCGCCGAGGCGCTGCCCAAGGGCGAGAAACGCCCGCTGGTGCTGTATTTCCACGGGGGCGGTTTCACTGGCGGCTCGCTGGACGATGCCGATGCACCGGCCAGCTTCCTGGCGCAGCACAACCAGGCGGTGGTGCTCTCGGTCGGCTACGCGCTGGCCCCGGCCAAGCCTTTCCCGGCCGCACCCGAAGACGCTTTCGCGGCCGCCACCTGGGCCTGCAAGAACGCGGCCGACCTGAAGGTGGACCTGGACCGCATGGTGGTCGCCGGTGACGACGCCGGCGGCAGCCTGGCCGCCAGTCTCACGCTGATGACCCGCGACCGCTGCGGCAAGCCGCTGGCCGCCCAGGTGCTGATCAGTCCGATGCTGGACCCGAGCATGCGCCTCTTGGGAGATGCCGCCCGGCTGCAATCGGACGTCACCGCCGAGACTTGCGCGGCCAGCTACCGCCAGTACCTGCCGCAGACCATGCAGCGCCTGCATCCCTATGCCGCACCGCTGGAAGTGAGCCGTCTGGCGGGCCTGCCGCCGGCCTTCATCGCCACCGCCGAACGCGACGTGCTCTGCCCGGAGGCCGAGAAATACGCCTCCAGCCTGATCCGCGCCGGTGTGCCCACGCAAGTCTCGCGCTTTGTCGGCATCACGCATGGCGCGCTGCGTACGCACCTGCCCTTGCTGACCGAGATCGTCAATTTCCTGCGCTGCCGCTTCGCCACCTTGCGACGCGATGCCGCGCTCCCTGAATTCCTGCCGCATCCGCTTCACCCCTCCACTTCACTCTGA
- a CDS encoding LysR family transcriptional regulator: MDRFQAMQVFTAVVDANSFTRAADNLNLPRTTVTTLIQGLESLLQVRLLNRTTRRISLTPDGAAYYERCVRILADIDETEQSFRNVTRGPQGRLRIDVPGSIGRLMLLPNLCDFYSKYPDIELVMGMGDRPVDLVQEAVDCVIRVGTLQDSSMVARRIGTFQTVTCAAPSYLERYGVPHTLEDLQQHQAVHYFSSRTGRVIDSDFVVDGVTREVKMNGRLSVNDGDAYVECALQGFGIVQAPLYMVTRHIEEGRLVELLSQWKPAPLPISVVYLHNRHLSPKVRAFVDWVAELFATCPLHKACTMGMEENECHFVNKTESTTVRSVVEQYNIAESVF, encoded by the coding sequence ATGGACCGTTTCCAGGCCATGCAAGTCTTTACCGCTGTGGTGGATGCCAACAGCTTCACGCGCGCTGCCGACAACCTGAACCTGCCGCGCACCACCGTCACCACCCTGATCCAGGGGCTGGAGAGCCTGCTGCAGGTGCGCCTCTTGAATCGCACCACCCGCCGCATCAGCCTTACGCCCGATGGCGCGGCCTATTACGAGCGCTGCGTGCGCATCCTGGCCGACATTGACGAGACCGAACAATCCTTCCGCAACGTCACCCGTGGTCCGCAAGGGCGGCTGCGCATCGACGTGCCCGGTTCCATCGGCCGCCTCATGCTGTTGCCCAACCTGTGCGACTTCTACAGCAAGTACCCCGACATCGAACTGGTCATGGGCATGGGCGACCGTCCGGTGGACCTGGTGCAGGAGGCGGTGGATTGCGTCATCCGCGTGGGCACGCTGCAGGATTCCTCGATGGTGGCGCGCCGCATCGGCACTTTCCAGACCGTGACCTGCGCCGCGCCTTCCTACCTGGAGCGTTACGGCGTACCGCATACGCTGGAAGATCTGCAGCAGCATCAGGCGGTGCATTACTTCTCCAGCCGCACCGGCCGCGTCATCGACAGCGACTTCGTGGTCGATGGCGTCACCCGCGAGGTCAAGATGAACGGCAGGCTCTCGGTCAATGACGGCGACGCTTATGTCGAATGCGCGCTGCAAGGTTTCGGGATCGTGCAGGCACCGCTCTATATGGTCACGCGCCACATCGAAGAGGGCCGCCTGGTCGAGCTGCTGTCGCAATGGAAGCCGGCGCCGCTGCCCATTTCGGTGGTCTATCTGCACAATCGCCATCTCTCGCCCAAGGTGCGCGCCTTCGTGGACTGGGTGGCCGAACTGTTTGCCACCTGCCCGCTGCACAAGGCCTGCACCATGGGCATGGAAGAGAACGAGTGCCACTTCGTCAACAAGACCGAATCCACTACCGTGCGCAGCGTCGTGGAGCAGTACAACATCGCCGAAAGCGTGTTCTGA